The nucleotide sequence TCGGTGCCACGCAGCGCGGCCAGACGCTCGGCAACGAAGGCCCGTCCCGTACCATCTGACTGGCCGATGCTGGCACGCATGGCTGCCAGCGAATATTGCACAGCCAGCGGCGCGTTGACGGCAATGGATTCGGCAAGGGCCAGCGCAGTGGCCAGCGCTTCCCCCGGCGCGACCAGGCGGTTGAGCAGTCCATAGGAAAACGCCCGCGCAGCATCCATCGGTTCGCCCGTAGCAATCAGTTCTGCAGCAACCGGACGCGGCAGGATGGATGCAATGCGGTGAATGCCGCCTGCTGCTGCCATCAAACCGCGTTTGGTTTCAGGCAGGCCAAACCGCGCATCGTGTGATGCGACGATCAAGTCGCAGGCAAGGCACAGTTCAAAGCCGCCCGCAACGGCAACCCCTTCTACAGCCGCAATCCACGGCTTGAGCCGCTGGACATAGACAAAGCCTGCAAACCCGCCACCGGGGGTTTCCAGACCAGCGCCCTTGCCCGCGGCCACTGCGCCCAGATCAGCCCCTGCGCAAAATACGCGGGGCTGGCTTGAGGCAAGGATGGCAACGCGGATGGCGGGATCAACCTCGATCTTGCGGACAATGGCTTCCAGCGCATTGGCCGTTTCAGGATTGATCGCATTGCGCTTTTCCGGACGGTCCAGCGTCACCAGCGCAATATGCGGCGTGACCAGTTCGAACCGGACGGGTTCTGCGGCGGTGCTTTCAGTCATGCAAGGCTCCGAATTCTCTTGAATCAAAAAGTGATGACCGACCGCGCCAGCGTGCCGGTGTGCATATCGTCGAACGCTTCGTTGATTTCCGACAACGGACGGCGGCGCGAAATCATTTCATCCAGCTTGAGTCGGCCATCCATGTAAAGATCAATGTAGCGCGGAATGTCGATGGTGTTGCGCACGCCGCCCATCATCGATCCTTGCACCTTCTTTTCGCGCAGGAACGCCAATGCAGGCAGTTCAACCTTCAGATCAAAGCGCGCCGCGCCAACAATCGTTTCGGTGCCGCCCTTGGTCAGCATGGTGAAGCCTTCCTCGATCGTCTGCTTCAAGCCGATGCATTCCAGCACGTGATCCACGCCGCGCCCGCCAGTCATCGCCATGACGTGTTCGACCACGTTGCCTTGGGTGCCATCAACCACATCAGTTGCGCCATAAGTCCGCGCCAGTTCCAGCTTGGATGCGATCCGATCAACCGCAATGATCTGCCCCGCGCCAGCCATAGCCGCGCCATTGATGGCAGAAAGGCCGACACCGCCGCAGCCGATTACCGCCACGGTTTCGCCCGGACGGATCGCAGCGGTACGGATTGCTGCACCAAGGCCGGTGGTCACACCGCAACCGATCAGGCAGGCCCGGTCAAACGGCATGTCGCGGCGCATCGGCACGCAGCCGCTCTCGTGGACAAGAATCTGTTCGGCAAAGGCACCCATGTTCATGAACGGGGCAAAGCGTTCCTGATCGCGGAACAGGCGCGGGGGTTCATCCGCACCGCGCATGGCCTCGGATGTGGTGCAACGATGGCTGTTGCCGCCGCCGCACTGTTCGCAATGGCCGCAATGGAATGTCAGGCAAACGACCACATGATCGCCAGGCTTCACGTTGTGCACTTCGGGGCCGACCTGTTCGACGATTCCGGCAGCTTCATGGCCCAGAATGGCCGGCAGAGGATGCGGCAGATCACCGGTCAGGATGTGCAGGTCGGAATGGCAAACGCCGACCGCCGCAAGCTTGACCAGAACCTCGCGCCCGATCGGCTTGGACACGCTGACGTCCTCGATCTCCATGCGCTGGCCCATCTGACGGAAAACCGCTGCCTTCATCAATCCAACTCCTCAAATTTACAGCGGCTTTTGCCGGTTACTTTGCCGAGAAACGAATTCCCGCATCCACCCGGATCGCCTGCGCATTGACATATGTATTGCGGCACAGTTCGAGCGCCATCGCGGCATACTCTTCAGGATTGCCAAAACGGTTAGGAAACGCGGTCATCGCGCTCAACCGGTCCTTCATTTCCTGCGGTGCGCGGTTCATCATCGGCGTGCTGAAGATGCCGGGAAGGATCGTGTTGACGCGGATGCCGAAGCGGCCAAGATCACGCGCAATCGGGAGCGTCATCCCGACGATGGCAGCTTTGCCCGCAGCATAGGCCGCCTGACCCATCTGGCCATCCTGCGCCGCCACCGAACCTGTGCAGACAATTGCCCCGCGCTCTCCATCAACCGGATCGAGCGTGGCGGCACCTGCAGCAAAGCGCGTGATCGTGGCGAATGTGCCAACCGCATTCAATGTGACGAAGTGCGCGAATTCTGCGGTTGGGAACACGCTGATGGCACCGGTTTCGCGGTCCTTGCGGATCGTTGACTTGGCATTGCCGCCGCCTGCGCACGAGATCAGGATGCGTTCCTGGCCGTGCGCCGCACGCGCCTTGGCAAAGGCTGCATCAAGGCTTTCGTCTGACAGCACATTGGCTTCGCAGTAAAGCGATCCCGTCTCTTGAGCGGCCAATTCGCCCGCTTCGGGGTTCAAATCGAAGATGGCGACTTTCGCGCCTGCGGCCCTCAGCGCCTTGACGCTTGCCAGTCCCAAGCCAGATGCTCCACCTGTGACAACGGCAGCAACGGAAGAATCGATAATCATTGAAAGGCCCTTGTTGCATTTCTTTATGCAGACCTTATTGCCGAGACAAATGGCGAGAGCAAGCAGCACATCCCAAGAGGAGCACTTACGTGGCTGAAAGCACCCTTCCGGTTGAGGCTATAACTGATCCCCGGACATTCACTGACCCTGCAGCATTGCATGGCTTGCTTGCCCGCATTCGCAAGACCGATCCCCTGCCCTATATCGCGGCAGACGACTACGCGCCGTTCTGGCTCGTCAGCCGCCACGCCGATATTCTGGAGGTGGAACGCAACGCCGCGCAGTTCATCAATGCGCCGCGTCAGGCATTGCTGCCGCTATCCTACGAGAAGCAGGCGCGCGCATTGGCCAACGGTCAGGAAACAGCGTCCTACATGCGCAATCTGATCATGATGGATGGCAACGAACATAAAGCCTACCGCACGATCACTCAATCCTACTTCACGCCCAAGGGCCTCGAAGGCGTGATTGGGGATATCGAGAATCTGGCCAAGGAGTTCATCAATCGGATGGACGAAGCAGACGGCGAGATTGATTTCGTTGATGTGGCGATGGCTTTCCCGCTGCGCGTAGTAATGACGATGCTGGGCGTACCGCAAGAAGACGAGCCGATGATGCTGCGCCTTACGCAGCAAACCTTGTCGAGCCAGGACCCTGAATTTCAGGCTGAAGGCGGTGCGCGCAAGGCCATGTTGGTCATGTATGACTACTTCAAAAAGATCATCGACGATCTGCGCGAAACCCCGAACAACACCCTCGCCAGTGTGATCTCCAATGCTCGCATCGATGGCGAACTTCTGGCTGATCGCGACGTGTTCGGCTATTTCAACATTACCGCGACCGCAGGCCACGATACCACCAGCTACGCGCTGACAACCGGCATGCTGGCATTCCTGCAGAACCCCGACCAGCTGGCCAAGCTGCGGGCAGACCCTGCGTTGATGCCACTGGCAGTGGAAGAAATCCTGCGCTGGACCACTCCGGTAAAGCACTTCTGCCGCACCGCTGTCAGTGATTGCACGGTTGCCGGAAAACAGATCAAAGCGGGCGACCACTTGCTGCTCAGCTTCCCGTCGGGCAGCTTCGACGAAGAAATCTACGAAGATCCCTATACCTTCCGGATCGACCGCAAGCCCAACCGCCACCTCGCCTTTGGCACTGGCCCGCACGTCTGCCTTGGGCAGTTCCTTGCGCGTTTCGAACTGCAGTCCTTCTTCCGTGAATTCCTTGACCGTGTCGAACATGTCGAATTGGCAGGGACGCCCCGCTTCGTCGAAGGCAGCTTCGTCGGCGGCGTAAAGCACCTGCCGATCAAATATCGGATGCGTTGATCAGGAGCGGAAACGGTGCAACAGTTGCTGCCTTGCTGCCCTTCAGATAACGTCTGTTAGCCTGGTGACGCTTGTCATCGATCCAATGGGAGCAGGCGTGACCGACGAAGGTGGCGACAATCGGCGGCAACGCAACCAGCGTGGCGAAGGCGCACGGCTGAAGCAGGAACTGGTCGAGGCTGCCATGCGCATCCTCGATCGGCAGCCCGGTGCCCAATTAAGCTTGCGCATGGTCGCAAAGGAAGCAGGTGTCGCGGCACCGTCGGTTTACCGGCACTTCCCTGATGCCCGCGCGATGATGACAGAAATCGTTTCGGTATGTTGGGCACAGATGGGTGACCGTATGGCCGACGCCGCAACCGGCTCTGACGATCCTATGGTCAGGCTGAAAGCGCAGTTGAGCGCTTATGTGCAATACGCAATGGAGCGCCCTTCGCGGTATCAATTGCTGTTTGCTCTGTCTTCAGGCGTCGAACACGATCTGGAAGGGCCCTTGCGCCCTGCCTATCGCCTCGTCCGCGATGCTATCGAAGCAGTCGGCACAAGCGGCGTATCCCTGCCGACCCCCAATTCCGCATCGGCCACTGTTCTGGCACTGTCGATGGTCCATGGGCGCATTGCCATCGCACACCTTTCTCCCCTGCGCGATGGCAACAATGCCGCAGGCGTGAAGGACTTCGTACTCGAAGCACTTGCCATTCTGTTCCGCCCGCACGACGCAGAAGACGGTTCGGCGCGGCAGGACTTGCCCCAAAAATCGCTTAGAGCTAACGGGTGTTAGCTTAAGGCGAAAAGGAGAGATTCGGATGTCACACACTACAGGCCGTCTGGCAGGCAAAGTTGCCATCATTACTGGCGCCAGCAAGGGCACCGGGGTTGTCATGGGCAAGCAGTTTGCCGATGCAGGCGCCAAGGTGCTGATGGTTGCCCGCAGCGAAGACGCCGTGAAGGAAGCTGCCGCAGCAGCAGGCAATGGTGCCATCGGCATGCGCGCCGACGTGACCAGCGAAGCCGACAATGCCGCCATCGTTGATCGCGCGCTGGCCGAATGGGGTCAGGTTGACATCCTGCTCAACAACGCCGTCATCCCCGGCAAGGACCTGCATGTGTGGGAACAGACGCTGGAAAACTGGAATGACGTTTTCGCCATCTGCATCACCGCGCCGATGCTGCTGTCGCGCGAAGTGCTCAAGCGTTCGATGCTGGAACGCAAGACTGGCTCGATCATCAACTTCTCGTCGACTGCTGGCTGGACCGGCATGCCGCGCAAGTCGCACTACGTTTCGGCCAAGGCAGGCCTGCGCGCACTGACCAAGGTGATCGCCACCGAAGCAGGCCCATATGGCGTGCGCTGCAACTGTCTGGTTCCCGGCGGAATCGAAACCGACCTGTGGCGCAACTGGGGCATCCGCATGGCCGCTGAACAGGGCATCACCTTCGAAGAGTGGAAGGAAAAGACCCTTGGCGACGTGCCTCTCCGCACGATCTCGCAGCCAGAAGACATCGGCAATCTCGCCCTGTTCCTCGCCAGCGACGATAGCCGCACCATCACCGGACAGTCGATCAATTGCGACGCCGGCAGCATCATGATCGGCTAAGTGAGAGATATCATGGCAAAGACAATCGAACAGCGTCTTCTGGAACTGGAAGACCGTGAAGCCATCCGCCAGGTCGTGGCCGGTTACGGCTACGCCGTCGACGGGCTGAACGCCCAGGCCGTGGGTGAATGCTATGTCGATGACGGCGTTTATGCCGTTGGCGACATCGGCAAGATGGAAGGCCGCGAAACGATCGAGGCGATTACACGCGATCCGGGCCATCTGAAGTATGTCGGCGCCGGTTGCGCGCATATCGCCACCTCGCCCTATATCGTGCTGGATGGGGACCGCGCAGTTGCCACCTGCCATACTATGGTCAACATGCATGGCGAAAACGGCTTCTTCATCGGCCGCCTCAGCGCGTCACGCATCGATCTGGCGCGTCAGGCTGATGGCAGCTGGAAGATCACCTACCGTCAGAACTACATGCTGAACGGCGATCCTGCGGGTTCGCAATTGCTGGGCCGTCTCAAGGAAGGCCCTGCGGCGGCGTGATCGAAAAGGTTGCCGGTCCCATGGTGAATATGTCAGATCTCGAAAAGCTGCGGGCGATTGATGAAATCGCACTGCTAAAGGCACGACGGGATCGCGCAGCAGACACCAAGGACTGGGCCCTTTACGAATCGCTGCATGCCCCCGATCATGTGTCGGAAAACGGCGATTATGGTCGCTGGACCAGTGCCGCCGAAATGATGATCTACGTGCCGAAAAGCATGGAGAACCTTGTCACCCTGCACCAGTCGCATTCACCTGAAATCACCTTCGTTTCCGCAGTCAAGGCGCACGGCATCTGGGCGATGGAAGGCATGTCATTCTGGCAGCAGGGCGGCGAGGACCACTGGTTCCAGGCGTTCGGGCATTATTTTGAGACGTACGAAAGCCGCGACGGCCGCTGGCTGTTCACAAGCCGCTCGTTAAAATACTACCATACCAGGCGATCACCGGGCGCGATCTTCCCCCCGAAGATCGACGCCTGAGCCAGCCCCAGAAGGAGAGATAAAATGACCGGCATGACCGACATCGAATACCTGATGGCCGTCAACGAAATCCAGCTTCTGAAATCGCGCCGTGACCGCGCGTGCGACACCAAGGACTGGGACCTTTATCGCGCACTGCATGCCGACGATCACGTCTCGCACAACCAAGGTTTCGAACGCTGGGAATCAGCGGACGTTATGATCGAGAACGTCAAGGCGCTGCTCGGCACGGGCCGTACGACGGTGCACCATTCACACACCCCGGACATTACCTTTGAATCCGCCACCAAGGCCAAGGGCATCTGGGGCATGGAAGATCTGATCTTCGATTCAGAATCCGGAGAACTGCTGATCCACGGCTTTGGCTTTTATCACGAGACGTATGAAAAGCGGGACGGCAAATGGCTGTTCACCAGCCGCCAGTTGAAACGCACGCTGGTTCGTGAAAAGCCGGAAAGCGCCAAGGCCTGACGCAGGGGAGATGATTATGGCCGCTTTTGATGAGACCTTTGACTTTGTCGTCGTCGGAAGCGGCGGCGGTTCGATGTGCTGCGCGCTCGCTTTGCGCACCGCCGGGAAATCCGTGGCGATCCTTGAAAAGACCGATTTGATCGGCGGCACCACCGCACGGTCCGGCGGCGTAATGTGGATTCCCGACAACCGCTTCATGAAGCGCGACGGTGTACCAGACAGCACCAAACAGGCCATCACTTACCTCAACGCGCTATCGGGAAACACCAACGATGCACCGGGGACGTCAGCTGAACGCCGCCAGATTTACGTCACTCAGGGCAAGGAGATGGTCGATTTTCTGGTGGCGCAAGGCATCAAACTGAACCGCGTCTCCTATTGGCCGGACTATCACGATGAGCTGCCAGGCAGCTCGGAAAAGGGCCGCACAGTCGTTGCCGAACTGTTCAACGTCAACGAACTTGGGCCTTGGAAAGCGAAGCTGCGGCCCAATTTCATCCCGATGATGAGCACGCTGGATGAGATGCTCAAGCTGCGTTTCATCAAGAAGTCGTGGGAAGCCAAACGCATCGCCGTGCGCTTTGGCCTGCGCACGATCTTCGCCAAACTGACCGGCAAGCACTATGTCACCGCGGGCGCGGCACTTCAGGGGCGGATGTTTCAGGCCACGCTAAAGGCAGGCGTCGAATTTCGCACCGAATCCCCCGTAACCGAATTGATCGTTGATGGCGGCAAGGTTGTCGGCGTGATGACGACCAAAGACGGCAAGCCTTGGCGCATAGGCACGCGGCTCGGCGTGCTCGTCAACGCGGGCGGTTTTGCCAAGAATCAGGCGATGCGCGATCAGTACATCCCCGGCACTTCCACCAACTGGAGCCTTGCGACCGAAGGTGACACCGGTGAAATGATCCGCGAAATGCAGCGCCACGGCGCAGCCCTTGGCCAGATGGAAGAAATGGTCGGCAACCAGATCGCCATACCGCCGGGCATGGAAGAAGAACCGATCAAGCCGGTTGTCCAGGGCGTGACTGCCGCCCCGCATTGTATCCTCGTCGATCAATCGGGCGTGCGTTACATGAACGAAGGCGGCTCCTACATGGCCTATTGCAAGGGCATGCTGAACCGCCACCAGATCACGCCTGCGGTGCCCAGTTGGGCGATCATGGACCAGCAGTTCATGGATCAGTCAATGCTGGCGGGCACAATGGCAGGGTCCACAAAACCCAAATCGTGGTTCGAAACCGGCTTCCTGCGCAAGGCTGACAGCATCGAGGAATTGGCCGGGCAAATCGCCATTGACCCTGTGGCCCTGCGCGAAACAGTGGACCGGTTCAACGGCTTTGTCGTACAAGGCCATGACGATGATTTCAACCGTGGCGACCGTGCCTATGACCGCTGGCTGGGCGATCATTTCGCCCCGAACGCGTCGCTGGGCGCCATCGAAAAAGGGCCGTTCTTCGCGATGCAGGTTCTGCCCGGTGATGTCGGCACATATGGCGGCGTCGTGACCGATGCCGATGCCCGCGTGCTGCGGGACGATGGCACAGTGATCGAAGGCCTTTATGCCACAGGTGTGTCCACAGCGTCATCCATGGGCCGCTCTTATCCCGGCGCTGGAGCCAGCGTCGGCCCGTCTTTCGTGTGGGGCTATGTCACCGCCAAACACGTACTCGCACACGCCTAAAGGCAGCGCTGCCCCGCAATTCAAGCAAGGAAATGCATAAATGACCGATGCGCCAAAGCCCGATATTGCCGACAAGCTCGAAATGATGGGCATTCCTCGTGGCAGCTATGACGTAAAGCCGCTCAGCCGCGTGCACAAGTTCATCGCCCAGCGCCTGACCGATGCTTCACGCGATGTGCCAAGTTTCCCGCTGGAAACCGAAATTCAGCTCGACGCACTGCTGGCTGCCCGCGCCGCCTATAACGCATCGGCAGAGGTCAAGATTTCGGTCAACGATCTGATCATCAAGGCCGCAGCGCTCAGCCTGATGGCGGTGCCTGAAGTAAACACCAGTTTCATGGCCGAAGGCGTGATCCAGCATCACAACGCCGATGTTGCCGTGGCCGTGGCCGCTCAATCCGGCCTGATAACACCCATCGTGCGCGCCGCGGAAGGCCGTAGCCTTGCCGATATTTCGGCCACGATGAAGGACATGGTAGCCCGCGCTCAAGTGCGCAAGCTGAACCCCGAAGAATACACCGGCGGCACTTTTGCCGTGTCCAACCTTGGCATGTTCGGCATCACCCGCTTCGGGTCGATCATCAACCCGCCGCACGGTGCGATCATCTCGATCGGTGCAGGCAAGGAACGTGCCGTGGTGCGTGATGGCGCAGTCGTCATCGCCACGATGATGAATGCAACGCTGACCTGTGATCACCGCGTAATCGATGGCGCGGCCGGAGCACGCTGGCTTCAGAACTTCCAGAGCCAGATCGAAACGCCTGAAGGCCTGTTTGCTTGAAGATATGGAAAAGGGCGGGTTTCGGCCCGCCCTTTTCCGATAGTCATTCCGCCGGCGTGTCCGCAGGCGGGTTCATTTTTTCCAGCGCTTTCTGCATGGCGTCCATGCACATTTGCAGCGCGTGGGCAGGATTCAGCTCAAGCACCTTGCTTGGTTCTTCATAGATCAGCACGTGGCCAGACGGGATGAAGTAAGCCTCACCTGCTTCGATCACTTCATCGGGCCAGTCTGATCCGGGATATTTGGCGCGCAGCCTCCCTTCGAAGATATAGCCGTAATGCGGGCATGGGCAGACGCCCCCCGGCAGGCCGCCAAACTTGTATTGTTCGGAACAATCGAGTGGTGAATGGACGGTGGTATAACCCACTTCCATATCGCCCCACTGGACGCTGCGGAAGCCTTCGGTGCCAATGGCAGGCCAGCGTTCAACCCCGTTCGGCAAGTCTTCAGGTCTGCAATGCGGCATCGGTCTTCTCCTAGATTATCCGAATGTTCATCCCGGTTACGATGATCATGCGGACAGTCATGGCAGAATGCAATTCCCCTTATGCAATCAACTTAGCTTGAGGATCATTTTTCCGTGATTGGTCCCCGCAAACAGACGCAGGAATGCAGGCAACGCATTCTCGATGCCCTCTTCAATATGTTCATCAATGCGCAAACGCCCCTCGTTCACCCACTGCGTCAATTGCGCGGCGGCTTGCGGAATGCGGGCAATATGCTGGGTCAGGATGAAGCCTTCGATCCGGGCGCCGTGGACGATCAATTGCCACAGATTGCGGGAAGGCGCAGGATCGCTGTTGTATTGGCTGATCAATCCGCACAGCACGACGCGGCCCTTGGCATTGAGGTTCATCAGTCCGGCATCCAGAATGGCGCCTCCGACGTTTTCGAACTGCACATCCACGCCATCTGGCGCAGCGGCACGGATGGCACTGACAAGTTCCTGCTCGCTCTTGCCGCGATAATCGATTGCGGCATCATACCCATAGTCATCAATCAACCGGGCGCACTTTTCAGGTCCGCCCGCAATGCCAATTGCGCGGCACCCTTGAATCTTGGCAATCTGGCCGACCAACGACCCCACGCCGCCTGCCGCACCGCTGACCAGCACGGTTTCGCCCGCGCGCGGTTTCCCGATGTCCAGCAATCCCAGATAAGCGGTCGGTCCAACGCCGGTGCCCACCGAGAGATAATTGGTGACAAGCGGCAACGCCGCAGGATCAATCAACCGGCCTGTTTGCTGCACCGAATATTCCGCAATCCCGCCAAGCGTTGCCACCCATGCCCCTTCGGGGAAATCTGCATGGCGCGACTGGACAACGACGCCAATCGTCGATGCGCGGATCACATCGCCAAGGCGGATGGGCGGCATGTAGGATGGCTTGTCATCCATCCATCCGCGCATCGCCGGATCAAGCGAAGCATAATGATTGCGCACGAGGAACTGCCCTTCGGACAGACCGGGCGTTTCATCTGTCACCAGCGCAAAATCTGCATCCTCAGGCATTCCCGATGGACGGCGAACCAGTGTGAAACTCCGGTTGATCGGCATGAACGTCCCTCCTCAGCGCTTCCCAAAACGACATGACCTGCCGCTCCCGGTGTGGGAGGGCAGGTCACAAATTCGTGCATTCAAGCAGAAACAGGCAATAAGATCAGACGATCTCGCCGATTTCAGTGCCCACTTCATACGTCTGATCAGGCGTCGCCTTCTGGATCAGCTTGCCCGAAGCAGGCGCTTCGATTTCGCGGGCCGTCTTGTCAGTTTCGAGGATGTAAATGACATCCCCTTCCTTCACCTCGGCGCCGTCTGCAACTTCCCAGCTGGTCAGTGTGCCTTCGGTCATCGACATTTCA is from Novosphingobium sp. MMS21-SN21R and encodes:
- a CDS encoding enoyl-CoA hydratase-related protein — protein: MTESTAAEPVRFELVTPHIALVTLDRPEKRNAINPETANALEAIVRKIEVDPAIRVAILASSQPRVFCAGADLGAVAAGKGAGLETPGGGFAGFVYVQRLKPWIAAVEGVAVAGGFELCLACDLIVASHDARFGLPETKRGLMAAAGGIHRIASILPRPVAAELIATGEPMDAARAFSYGLLNRLVAPGEALATALALAESIAVNAPLAVQYSLAAMRASIGQSDGTGRAFVAERLAALRGTEDFKEGPRAFVEKREPVWTGR
- a CDS encoding Zn-dependent alcohol dehydrogenase, coding for MKAAVFRQMGQRMEIEDVSVSKPIGREVLVKLAAVGVCHSDLHILTGDLPHPLPAILGHEAAGIVEQVGPEVHNVKPGDHVVVCLTFHCGHCEQCGGGNSHRCTTSEAMRGADEPPRLFRDQERFAPFMNMGAFAEQILVHESGCVPMRRDMPFDRACLIGCGVTTGLGAAIRTAAIRPGETVAVIGCGGVGLSAINGAAMAGAGQIIAVDRIASKLELARTYGATDVVDGTQGNVVEHVMAMTGGRGVDHVLECIGLKQTIEEGFTMLTKGGTETIVGAARFDLKVELPALAFLREKKVQGSMMGGVRNTIDIPRYIDLYMDGRLKLDEMISRRRPLSEINEAFDDMHTGTLARSVITF
- a CDS encoding SDR family oxidoreductase; protein product: MIIDSSVAAVVTGGASGLGLASVKALRAAGAKVAIFDLNPEAGELAAQETGSLYCEANVLSDESLDAAFAKARAAHGQERILISCAGGGNAKSTIRKDRETGAISVFPTAEFAHFVTLNAVGTFATITRFAAGAATLDPVDGERGAIVCTGSVAAQDGQMGQAAYAAGKAAIVGMTLPIARDLGRFGIRVNTILPGIFSTPMMNRAPQEMKDRLSAMTAFPNRFGNPEEYAAMALELCRNTYVNAQAIRVDAGIRFSAK
- a CDS encoding cytochrome P450, coding for MAESTLPVEAITDPRTFTDPAALHGLLARIRKTDPLPYIAADDYAPFWLVSRHADILEVERNAAQFINAPRQALLPLSYEKQARALANGQETASYMRNLIMMDGNEHKAYRTITQSYFTPKGLEGVIGDIENLAKEFINRMDEADGEIDFVDVAMAFPLRVVMTMLGVPQEDEPMMLRLTQQTLSSQDPEFQAEGGARKAMLVMYDYFKKIIDDLRETPNNTLASVISNARIDGELLADRDVFGYFNITATAGHDTTSYALTTGMLAFLQNPDQLAKLRADPALMPLAVEEILRWTTPVKHFCRTAVSDCTVAGKQIKAGDHLLLSFPSGSFDEEIYEDPYTFRIDRKPNRHLAFGTGPHVCLGQFLARFELQSFFREFLDRVEHVELAGTPRFVEGSFVGGVKHLPIKYRMR
- a CDS encoding TetR/AcrR family transcriptional regulator; its protein translation is MTLVIDPMGAGVTDEGGDNRRQRNQRGEGARLKQELVEAAMRILDRQPGAQLSLRMVAKEAGVAAPSVYRHFPDARAMMTEIVSVCWAQMGDRMADAATGSDDPMVRLKAQLSAYVQYAMERPSRYQLLFALSSGVEHDLEGPLRPAYRLVRDAIEAVGTSGVSLPTPNSASATVLALSMVHGRIAIAHLSPLRDGNNAAGVKDFVLEALAILFRPHDAEDGSARQDLPQKSLRANGC
- a CDS encoding SDR family oxidoreductase; translated protein: MSHTTGRLAGKVAIITGASKGTGVVMGKQFADAGAKVLMVARSEDAVKEAAAAAGNGAIGMRADVTSEADNAAIVDRALAEWGQVDILLNNAVIPGKDLHVWEQTLENWNDVFAICITAPMLLSREVLKRSMLERKTGSIINFSSTAGWTGMPRKSHYVSAKAGLRALTKVIATEAGPYGVRCNCLVPGGIETDLWRNWGIRMAAEQGITFEEWKEKTLGDVPLRTISQPEDIGNLALFLASDDSRTITGQSINCDAGSIMIG
- a CDS encoding nuclear transport factor 2 family protein, with amino-acid sequence MAKTIEQRLLELEDREAIRQVVAGYGYAVDGLNAQAVGECYVDDGVYAVGDIGKMEGRETIEAITRDPGHLKYVGAGCAHIATSPYIVLDGDRAVATCHTMVNMHGENGFFIGRLSASRIDLARQADGSWKITYRQNYMLNGDPAGSQLLGRLKEGPAAA
- a CDS encoding nuclear transport factor 2 family protein, which encodes MIEKVAGPMVNMSDLEKLRAIDEIALLKARRDRAADTKDWALYESLHAPDHVSENGDYGRWTSAAEMMIYVPKSMENLVTLHQSHSPEITFVSAVKAHGIWAMEGMSFWQQGGEDHWFQAFGHYFETYESRDGRWLFTSRSLKYYHTRRSPGAIFPPKIDA
- a CDS encoding nuclear transport factor 2 family protein, encoding MTGMTDIEYLMAVNEIQLLKSRRDRACDTKDWDLYRALHADDHVSHNQGFERWESADVMIENVKALLGTGRTTVHHSHTPDITFESATKAKGIWGMEDLIFDSESGELLIHGFGFYHETYEKRDGKWLFTSRQLKRTLVREKPESAKA
- a CDS encoding FAD-dependent oxidoreductase, with amino-acid sequence MAAFDETFDFVVVGSGGGSMCCALALRTAGKSVAILEKTDLIGGTTARSGGVMWIPDNRFMKRDGVPDSTKQAITYLNALSGNTNDAPGTSAERRQIYVTQGKEMVDFLVAQGIKLNRVSYWPDYHDELPGSSEKGRTVVAELFNVNELGPWKAKLRPNFIPMMSTLDEMLKLRFIKKSWEAKRIAVRFGLRTIFAKLTGKHYVTAGAALQGRMFQATLKAGVEFRTESPVTELIVDGGKVVGVMTTKDGKPWRIGTRLGVLVNAGGFAKNQAMRDQYIPGTSTNWSLATEGDTGEMIREMQRHGAALGQMEEMVGNQIAIPPGMEEEPIKPVVQGVTAAPHCILVDQSGVRYMNEGGSYMAYCKGMLNRHQITPAVPSWAIMDQQFMDQSMLAGTMAGSTKPKSWFETGFLRKADSIEELAGQIAIDPVALRETVDRFNGFVVQGHDDDFNRGDRAYDRWLGDHFAPNASLGAIEKGPFFAMQVLPGDVGTYGGVVTDADARVLRDDGTVIEGLYATGVSTASSMGRSYPGAGASVGPSFVWGYVTAKHVLAHA
- a CDS encoding 2-oxo acid dehydrogenase subunit E2, with product MTDAPKPDIADKLEMMGIPRGSYDVKPLSRVHKFIAQRLTDASRDVPSFPLETEIQLDALLAARAAYNASAEVKISVNDLIIKAAALSLMAVPEVNTSFMAEGVIQHHNADVAVAVAAQSGLITPIVRAAEGRSLADISATMKDMVARAQVRKLNPEEYTGGTFAVSNLGMFGITRFGSIINPPHGAIISIGAGKERAVVRDGAVVIATMMNATLTCDHRVIDGAAGARWLQNFQSQIETPEGLFA
- a CDS encoding NADP-dependent oxidoreductase; this translates as MPINRSFTLVRRPSGMPEDADFALVTDETPGLSEGQFLVRNHYASLDPAMRGWMDDKPSYMPPIRLGDVIRASTIGVVVQSRHADFPEGAWVATLGGIAEYSVQQTGRLIDPAALPLVTNYLSVGTGVGPTAYLGLLDIGKPRAGETVLVSGAAGGVGSLVGQIAKIQGCRAIGIAGGPEKCARLIDDYGYDAAIDYRGKSEQELVSAIRAAAPDGVDVQFENVGGAILDAGLMNLNAKGRVVLCGLISQYNSDPAPSRNLWQLIVHGARIEGFILTQHIARIPQAAAQLTQWVNEGRLRIDEHIEEGIENALPAFLRLFAGTNHGKMILKLS
- a CDS encoding biotin/lipoyl-containing protein, whose amino-acid sequence is MSTILTIPRLEMSMTEGTLTSWEVADGAEVKEGDVIYILETDKTAREIEAPASGKLIQKATPDQTYEVGTEIGEIV